A single Pirellulaceae bacterium DNA region contains:
- the nagB gene encoding glucosamine-6-phosphate deaminase: MRVVILPDMQAVSLRAADYICELINSYPDAVLGLATGSTPLGTYQELIRRYFQQQVDFSEVVTFNLDEYVGLPRHHEQTYYSFMHQNFFSHVQIDSQRCHLPDGQCADLNTECLRYEALIDDSGGIDLQMLGIGSDGHIGFNEPGSSLASRTRVKGLTERTRQDNSRFFSSIDQVPRLAITMGVGTIMEAEHIMLLATGQRKAAAVRDFIEGPVSSMVPASGLQMHPKVTVLLDPDAASLLQRRDYYQQMEQIQSELEGRSLSKS, encoded by the coding sequence ATGCGTGTCGTTATATTGCCAGATATGCAAGCGGTAAGCTTGCGGGCCGCTGATTATATTTGCGAGTTGATCAATAGCTATCCGGACGCGGTCCTGGGACTGGCGACGGGCAGTACACCGCTGGGCACGTATCAAGAGTTGATTCGACGTTACTTCCAACAGCAGGTCGACTTTTCCGAAGTTGTCACCTTCAACCTGGATGAGTACGTTGGATTGCCAAGACATCATGAGCAAACGTACTATTCCTTCATGCACCAGAATTTCTTTAGCCACGTACAGATCGACTCGCAGCGCTGCCACCTGCCCGACGGACAATGCGCTGACTTGAACACCGAATGCCTGCGGTACGAAGCATTGATCGACGATTCGGGTGGCATTGACCTGCAAATGCTAGGCATCGGCTCTGACGGTCATATTGGTTTTAACGAACCGGGCTCGTCGTTGGCCAGCCGGACGCGTGTCAAGGGACTAACCGAACGCACACGTCAGGATAATTCCAGGTTTTTCAGCTCGATCGACCAAGTGCCTCGACTGGCCATCACTATGGGCGTGGGGACGATCATGGAAGCCGAGCATATCATGCTGCTAGCTACAGGACAGCGCAAAGCTGCGGCCGTTCGCGATTTCATCGAGGGACCGGTATCCAGCATGGTTCCAGCTTCGGGGCTTCAAATGCACCCGAAAGTAACTGTGCTGCTAGATCCCGATGCAGCCAGCCTGCTCCAGCGCCGTGACTATTACCAACAGATGGAGCAGATTCAATCTGAACTGGAGGGCAGATCCTTATCAAAATCGTAG
- a CDS encoding M50 family metallopeptidase: MSLLARWFQRSTAFTRSWGRASVHISLIITLVLLSLSLLILGWSRPAMAELRWLAFSLPIVWVVGLTVRIAAQNWAVGSYSQELETRLGPSGNLATEYEYMPSPIIFRYALAGHLATFGLAALGLIVTATLLPLENTRTGWTSLLDVRGGWSSLAWATQILWVNVLLGIINLLPTIPFDNRALLYALAMRKPFGAESAVLRRLGLIDSHLASALLGCGLTILVFAKATNSEFHFGWYAVLAAAVYLYVASRWEASRAVHLEEQYMPFHTAKHEHRSRKKSQREVEPESGDSLPVVKTSKRRDSAAQVGRESRRTVISEAYLDEILRKLHREGTASLTAREQEALLTASQRLKEKRQRTQ; this comes from the coding sequence ATGAGTCTGCTTGCGCGCTGGTTTCAACGATCGACCGCTTTCACCCGTAGCTGGGGGCGGGCCAGCGTCCATATATCGCTGATAATTACGCTGGTATTGTTGTCGCTGAGTCTGCTGATATTGGGCTGGTCTCGCCCAGCAATGGCGGAGCTGCGTTGGCTGGCCTTCAGTCTGCCCATTGTATGGGTTGTCGGCTTGACGGTTCGCATTGCGGCACAGAATTGGGCGGTCGGTTCGTATTCGCAGGAACTGGAAACTAGGCTGGGCCCGAGCGGGAATCTGGCGACCGAATACGAGTACATGCCGTCGCCAATTATTTTCCGCTACGCCCTGGCGGGTCACTTGGCAACCTTTGGTTTGGCTGCGCTGGGGCTGATCGTCACAGCCACCCTGCTGCCTCTGGAGAATACTCGGACAGGTTGGACTAGCTTGCTGGACGTTCGCGGTGGTTGGAGCAGTTTGGCCTGGGCCACGCAGATTCTGTGGGTGAATGTGCTCTTGGGCATCATCAACCTGTTGCCGACGATTCCGTTCGACAATCGCGCACTGTTGTACGCGCTGGCTATGCGCAAACCGTTTGGTGCTGAGTCCGCCGTGCTGCGTCGATTGGGCTTGATCGACTCGCATCTAGCCTCGGCATTGCTGGGCTGTGGATTGACAATACTAGTGTTCGCCAAGGCGACGAACAGCGAATTCCATTTCGGTTGGTATGCTGTCTTGGCTGCAGCCGTATATTTGTACGTGGCCAGCCGTTGGGAAGCGTCGCGTGCTGTTCATTTGGAAGAGCAATACATGCCGTTTCACACTGCTAAGCACGAGCACCGGTCGCGCAAGAAGAGTCAACGAGAAGTCGAGCCCGAGAGCGGGGATTCATTGCCCGTTGTCAAGACATCCAAACGTCGTGATTCTGCCGCACAGGTAGGCCGCGAGTCGAGACGGACGGTGATTAGCGAAGCCTATTTGGACGAGATTCTTCGCAAATTACATCGCGAAGGCACGGCATCGTTGACGGCGCGAGAACAAGAGGCGTTGCTCACAGCCAGCCAGCGTCTCAAGGAAAAGCGTCAGCGTACGCAGTAA
- the purM gene encoding phosphoribosylformylglycinamidine cyclo-ligase yields the protein MSPTTYKDSGVDLELYEQAMQKLPRLMHRTFSPRVLRNDGGFAGLFELDFGGALFSRSYKQPVLVSGTDGVGTKLRVAQMTGQHDTVGIDLVAMCVNDVLCCGAEPLFFLDYVAMSRDNPPMLEQIVSGVSEGCVRADCSLLGGETAIMPDHYQADDYDLAGFCVGVVEKQHLITGQQISDGDVLVGIGSSGFHSNGFSLVRKVVFDKAGLSVTDRIDDLNQTVGQALMTPTLIYAKLTRKVLGHYKVKNVVHGIAHITGGGLLENSQRILHDKIDLVFQPGSWPVPAVFPWLQQLGQIDSQEMEQVFNMGLGLILVVSPFYANTVLDIAHSLGHTASIVGTARSGTGQSRWL from the coding sequence ATGAGCCCCACAACCTACAAGGACAGCGGTGTTGACCTGGAGCTGTATGAGCAGGCGATGCAGAAGCTGCCACGTTTAATGCATCGGACCTTTAGCCCGCGGGTACTGCGTAACGACGGGGGCTTTGCTGGTCTGTTTGAACTGGACTTTGGTGGCGCTCTTTTTTCGCGAAGCTACAAACAGCCGGTATTGGTGTCTGGTACGGATGGCGTCGGCACCAAATTACGAGTCGCTCAGATGACCGGCCAGCACGACACGGTGGGAATCGATCTAGTGGCCATGTGCGTTAATGATGTGCTGTGCTGTGGAGCCGAGCCGTTGTTCTTTTTGGATTATGTGGCGATGAGCCGTGATAATCCGCCGATGTTGGAGCAAATCGTCAGTGGCGTTAGCGAAGGCTGCGTGCGCGCCGACTGCTCGCTCTTGGGCGGTGAGACAGCAATTATGCCCGACCATTATCAAGCCGACGACTATGATCTGGCTGGCTTCTGTGTCGGCGTAGTTGAAAAGCAGCATCTGATTACCGGTCAACAAATCAGCGATGGAGATGTGCTGGTTGGTATTGGCTCCAGTGGATTCCATTCCAACGGCTTTAGCTTGGTCCGCAAGGTCGTTTTCGACAAAGCTGGTTTGTCGGTCACGGATCGAATTGACGATTTGAACCAAACTGTAGGCCAAGCGTTGATGACCCCCACGCTGATCTATGCAAAATTGACGCGCAAGGTTTTGGGGCACTACAAAGTCAAGAACGTCGTCCACGGCATCGCGCATATTACCGGCGGAGGATTGCTTGAGAACTCACAGCGCATTTTACATGACAAGATCGACCTGGTTTTTCAACCCGGCTCGTGGCCTGTTCCAGCCGTCTTTCCGTGGCTGCAACAGTTGGGGCAGATCGACAGCCAGGAGATGGAGCAGGTATTCAACATGGGCCTAGGCCTGATTCTGGTTGTCAGTCCGTTTTACGCCAACACGGTCTTGGACATCGCCCACTCGTTGGGCCATACCGCATCCATCGTCGGCACCGCCCGCAGCGGCACCGGTCAAAGCCGCTGGCTATGA
- a CDS encoding Gfo/Idh/MocA family oxidoreductase, with the protein MTVGFGIIGCGMIAHFHARAIAEIEGARLVACYSRTKANADKVAQQFGCQAYDDLQQMLKHPGLDVVTIGTPSGAHLEPCLAAAAAGKHVVVEKPLEVTLPRCDQMIEACDRAGVKLATIFPSRFHRSSQLMKQAVDAGRFGILALGDAYVKWFRTQAYYDSGAWRGTWQLDGGGALMNQAIHTVDLLLWLMGPVVEVSAHTATLAHERIEVEDVATASLRFASGALGVIEATTAGFPGMLKRIELSGSTGTAILEEEDIIKWEFAQPASGDETIRQEMLGRTKTGGGAADPAAIGHQAHAALFRDALHAIQHGGPPAIDGIQGRRSVELILAIYQSAASGRSVRLAKV; encoded by the coding sequence ATGACAGTCGGTTTTGGAATCATCGGGTGTGGCATGATCGCCCATTTTCACGCGCGAGCCATCGCAGAAATTGAAGGTGCGCGACTGGTGGCCTGTTACAGCCGCACCAAGGCCAACGCCGATAAAGTAGCTCAGCAGTTTGGTTGTCAGGCCTATGATGACCTGCAGCAAATGTTGAAACATCCCGGTTTAGATGTGGTCACCATTGGAACTCCTAGCGGTGCGCACTTGGAGCCCTGCTTAGCGGCTGCGGCTGCTGGCAAGCACGTTGTGGTCGAAAAGCCGCTGGAAGTCACACTGCCGCGCTGCGATCAGATGATTGAGGCATGTGATCGAGCAGGAGTCAAGCTGGCGACCATATTTCCCTCGCGGTTCCATCGCTCCAGCCAATTGATGAAGCAGGCTGTTGATGCTGGCCGATTCGGCATTCTTGCCTTGGGGGACGCATATGTAAAATGGTTTAGGACTCAAGCGTATTACGATAGCGGGGCGTGGCGCGGAACATGGCAATTGGATGGCGGTGGCGCCCTGATGAACCAGGCCATTCATACCGTCGATTTGTTGCTGTGGCTAATGGGACCGGTCGTCGAGGTCTCTGCACACACCGCAACGCTGGCTCACGAGCGCATCGAAGTTGAGGATGTGGCCACGGCGAGCCTGCGATTTGCCAGCGGCGCTTTGGGGGTTATTGAAGCGACCACCGCCGGATTTCCAGGTATGCTCAAGCGCATCGAGTTGAGCGGTTCTACCGGCACTGCGATCTTAGAGGAAGAAGACATTATAAAATGGGAGTTTGCCCAACCAGCATCGGGGGATGAAACGATTCGGCAGGAGATGTTGGGGCGAACCAAAACTGGAGGCGGCGCAGCCGATCCAGCGGCCATCGGGCATCAGGCGCATGCAGCTCTATTTCGCGATGCCCTACACGCCATCCAACACGGTGGCCCGCCCGCGATCGACGGCATTCAGGGACGGCGGAGCGTAGAATTGATCCTGGCGATCTACCAAAGCGCAGCCAGCGGCCGATCGGTACGGTTAGCTAAGGTCTGA
- a CDS encoding DegT/DnrJ/EryC1/StrS family aminotransferase has translation MDGPKLMTIQAVPLLDISRTNQQVRDEILVAMAAVYDSGKFLYGPQVAQFEGMVARLSQVRHAVGCASGSDALLLALMALDVGPGDEVVVPSFTFFATASAVARLGAKIVFADIDPRTYNICSHDLATKINSRTRAIIPVHLFGQSASMPEICGIAGDWDIPVIEDAAQAIGAAYHGRPVGSWGQIGCLSFYPTKNLGGCGDGGMMVLSSDTLADRLRLLAGHGMRPRYHHREIGINSRLDTLQAAALAIKFRHLESYTNERQRIAATYNQLLSETRLIDSGAVQLPLHDPAAYHVWNQYSLRIGEGRRDALRDYLGQQQIGSEIYYPIPLHEQECFRRLGYSPSDLPHTHQASLEILHLPIYPGLTQAEQVVVVQGIVGFYQSACHRLAA, from the coding sequence ATGGATGGACCCAAACTCATGACAATTCAAGCGGTGCCCCTGTTAGACATCAGCCGGACCAATCAACAAGTACGCGACGAAATCTTGGTGGCGATGGCTGCTGTGTATGATAGTGGTAAATTCCTGTACGGCCCTCAAGTGGCCCAATTCGAAGGCATGGTGGCCAGATTAAGCCAGGTCAGACATGCGGTGGGGTGCGCTTCGGGGAGCGACGCCTTGCTGCTGGCGCTGATGGCACTGGATGTCGGTCCGGGAGATGAGGTGGTCGTACCAAGCTTCACCTTCTTTGCCACAGCCAGCGCAGTTGCGAGACTAGGAGCAAAGATCGTATTTGCAGATATCGACCCTCGAACGTACAACATCTGCTCGCACGATCTAGCCACCAAAATCAACTCGCGAACTAGGGCCATCATTCCGGTACACCTCTTTGGCCAGTCGGCCTCCATGCCCGAAATCTGCGGCATCGCTGGCGACTGGGATATTCCGGTAATCGAAGATGCAGCTCAAGCCATCGGCGCCGCGTATCATGGTCGCCCTGTGGGCAGTTGGGGCCAAATAGGCTGTTTGAGCTTTTACCCGACCAAGAATCTCGGAGGCTGTGGCGATGGTGGCATGATGGTGCTCAGTAGCGATACATTGGCCGATCGGCTACGACTGTTGGCTGGTCACGGTATGAGACCGCGTTATCATCATCGCGAAATCGGTATCAACAGCCGATTGGATACCCTGCAAGCTGCCGCACTAGCCATCAAGTTTCGGCACTTAGAAAGCTATACCAACGAACGGCAGCGGATTGCTGCCACTTACAACCAGCTGCTTAGTGAAACCAGACTAATTGACTCCGGCGCTGTCCAGCTGCCCTTGCACGACCCTGCGGCCTATCACGTATGGAACCAATACAGCTTACGTATCGGCGAGGGTCGTCGCGACGCCCTCCGAGACTACTTGGGACAACAGCAGATCGGTAGTGAAATCTACTATCCGATCCCACTGCACGAGCAAGAGTGTTTTCGTCGCTTGGGATATTCGCCGAGCGACCTGCCACACACACACCAGGCATCGCTGGAAATTCTGCATCTGCCGATTTACCCCGGCCTGACCCAGGCCGAGCAAGTAGTTGTTGTTCAAGGAATCGTAGGCTTCTATCAGTCAGCTTGCCACCGCCTGGCAGCCTAG
- a CDS encoding TIGR01777 family oxidoreductase — translation MSSSPQTPLPRIAVTGSSGLIGSELLRRLRTMPANVVCLRRVESQAKSEAHCSPDIAWEPSRGVLRPEQLEGFDAIIHLAGRSVNSGWWTRAEKQRIVESRVTATQRLAEQLGNLQAKPRLFLGASAIGFYGDCGGRQVTEDTACAAQTFLGQLVRDWEAAAAPLTEHGIAVVHARFGVVLAPTDGALAKMLPAFRWAMGGRLGTGQQYLSWISLQDSCRALMHLLQLPDACGPYNVVSPNPVTNRQFTAHLAKALHRPAIMSVPGWVLRCALGEMADELLLASCRAVPQRLLETGFTFQHTELPKMLREHLAG, via the coding sequence ATGAGCAGCTCACCCCAAACCCCGCTACCCAGGATCGCCGTCACGGGTTCCTCTGGGCTGATCGGTTCTGAACTCTTGCGTCGCCTCCGGACAATGCCAGCAAACGTCGTCTGCCTGCGACGAGTGGAATCTCAAGCAAAGTCTGAGGCGCATTGCTCGCCAGATATTGCCTGGGAACCGTCGCGCGGTGTGCTACGGCCAGAACAGTTGGAAGGATTTGACGCGATCATTCATTTGGCTGGCCGCTCGGTGAATTCAGGGTGGTGGACACGCGCCGAAAAACAGCGGATCGTTGAGTCGCGAGTCACCGCTACGCAGCGGCTGGCCGAGCAATTAGGCAACCTGCAAGCAAAACCGCGACTTTTCTTAGGCGCCTCAGCCATTGGCTTCTACGGGGATTGCGGTGGCCGCCAGGTGACGGAAGACACCGCTTGTGCCGCACAAACCTTCCTGGGACAACTGGTCCGGGACTGGGAAGCTGCTGCGGCACCATTGACCGAACACGGGATCGCAGTCGTTCACGCGAGGTTTGGCGTGGTTTTGGCACCAACCGACGGGGCGCTCGCTAAGATGCTTCCGGCCTTTCGCTGGGCAATGGGCGGGCGACTCGGGACAGGCCAACAATATCTAAGTTGGATCAGCTTGCAGGACAGTTGCCGCGCGCTGATGCACCTGTTGCAATTGCCTGACGCCTGCGGCCCGTACAATGTCGTTAGCCCCAATCCCGTAACAAACCGACAATTCACTGCGCATCTCGCTAAGGCGCTACACCGTCCGGCAATCATGTCCGTGCCTGGCTGGGTATTGCGCTGTGCGTTGGGCGAAATGGCCGACGAATTGCTGCTGGCCAGCTGTCGGGCCGTGCCCCAGCGGTTACTGGAAACAGGGTTCACCTTCCAGCACACTGAGCTACCGAAAATGCTGCGAGAGCATTTGGCCGGATGA
- a CDS encoding RraA family protein: MSQHSRALSEAELLQLRRWNTPTIYNGWEQITSRDAAAPVTNLEVTQDFMPQMGAMVGWAVTLVIQPSQSSHKQNTSAWSDYRAYVASIPGSKIVVVQDLDKPHVIGSFWGEVNATVHRSLGCVGTIVDGAIRDVDEMTHAGFKALARRLCVGHAHSTPVRWGCNVEVFGTRVEPGQLIHADKHGFISVPQEDQQRLLTASVQMDVHECQTLISAARNSFGKSPSEMLNDINAAASQFRKQTLERFGSTGEF, encoded by the coding sequence ATGAGCCAACATTCCCGAGCCTTATCCGAAGCCGAACTGTTGCAACTGCGACGTTGGAACACCCCCACTATTTACAACGGTTGGGAGCAGATAACGTCACGCGACGCGGCCGCCCCAGTAACAAACTTGGAAGTCACTCAGGATTTCATGCCGCAAATGGGAGCCATGGTCGGTTGGGCAGTGACGCTTGTCATCCAGCCCAGCCAGTCATCCCACAAGCAAAACACGTCGGCTTGGTCCGACTACCGGGCCTATGTCGCCAGCATTCCGGGATCCAAGATCGTGGTGGTTCAAGACCTGGACAAACCGCATGTGATCGGGTCGTTTTGGGGCGAAGTCAACGCAACCGTGCATCGCAGTCTGGGCTGTGTAGGCACGATCGTCGATGGTGCAATTCGAGATGTCGACGAAATGACACACGCCGGTTTCAAAGCACTGGCCCGCCGACTGTGTGTGGGTCACGCGCATAGCACCCCGGTTCGTTGGGGGTGCAATGTCGAAGTGTTTGGTACCCGAGTCGAACCGGGACAACTGATCCATGCCGACAAACATGGTTTCATTTCAGTACCTCAAGAAGACCAGCAGCGTTTACTGACCGCATCTGTTCAGATGGATGTCCACGAATGCCAAACGCTGATCTCTGCCGCGCGAAACAGCTTTGGCAAATCCCCCTCTGAAATGCTTAACGACATTAACGCTGCCGCCAGTCAATTCCGGAAGCAAACCTTAGAGCGATTCGGATCAACCGGCGAGTTTTAG
- a CDS encoding methyltransferase domain-containing protein — protein sequence MDDPHWLNLKTEIERSVKLESTTIQLGERSFEWYRVAEPDQLLEAAVASQLPAEDVDPFWAASWRAARGLDRFLQRLNCQGLRILELGCGSGQAGVAAAARGVQVVMTDAVPLALQVARLNAWPVSERIRFQVLKWGQQRLASESFPIVIGSDLVYDPALFPKLEACARQHLEPDGRLLLSEPHRHTGDKFASWIVDAGWRIEQHDVHLDDQRVPIRIFDCYLP from the coding sequence ATGGACGATCCACACTGGCTTAACCTCAAGACAGAAATCGAGCGTAGCGTCAAGCTGGAATCGACAACGATCCAGTTGGGAGAGCGTAGCTTCGAGTGGTATCGTGTAGCCGAGCCGGATCAGCTTTTAGAAGCGGCTGTCGCCAGTCAGTTACCCGCCGAAGATGTCGATCCGTTTTGGGCAGCTTCATGGCGTGCAGCAAGAGGGCTAGACAGATTCTTGCAACGCTTGAATTGCCAAGGGCTGCGAATTCTAGAACTGGGGTGTGGCTCCGGTCAGGCTGGTGTTGCAGCGGCAGCTCGTGGTGTTCAGGTAGTCATGACCGATGCAGTACCGTTGGCGCTGCAAGTCGCACGTCTAAACGCCTGGCCTGTGTCCGAACGCATTCGTTTTCAGGTCTTGAAATGGGGCCAACAACGGTTGGCTAGTGAATCGTTTCCCATTGTGATCGGTTCAGACCTGGTTTACGATCCTGCCCTGTTTCCAAAGCTCGAAGCCTGTGCACGTCAGCACCTGGAGCCGGACGGCCGACTGTTGCTAAGCGAACCGCATCGGCACACCGGCGATAAGTTTGCCAGTTGGATTGTGGATGCTGGTTGGCGTATAGAACAACACGATGTGCATCTGGACGACCAACGCGTGCCCATTCGCATCTTCGATTGCTACTTGCCGTAA
- a CDS encoding peptidylprolyl isomerase, whose amino-acid sequence MSTVAWFVLCCTGLYQARAQGPINSQPPAVAPGPGVSSVSMIPFDSNQVAGYSAVDLPPPAQQVSLQADALASPQLPTIETAGLSRPSLSSQPRLPTAGQLAPQFGQLPSGSNSFADQGLPPLPSFPSMAQPQSPSVTSQPTAGTLASFSSSTDFNRRPQPAAIHTDFTAGRVVAVVGTERVLAGDLAAVIEPVIQENKDRLTSAAQEEMARSTLLRQALPQHVEMKAMQQEFFRDLAGNASPSELRKTKEQVTTRATRMFYDRFVPLDLFKRHKVEDLASLEAKLQESGLSLGIIKNHFLMQVLASQIEEKYVGQDFEIPPQEILAYYRENMEKWQIPARAKWRQITIRFDRMPSRETAQERIRQLFDEVYLGGKPFEAVAKQSSMGYTATEGGWYDWTSQGSLKSATLDSAVFSLPLRRLSNILEDEIGLHFIEVLEREAARTQDMAEIQSEIRKTLSKVRRQEEVRKLRDRITARVPVWTLWPEDIPGSRPLEEVLGP is encoded by the coding sequence ATGTCGACTGTCGCATGGTTCGTGCTTTGCTGTACAGGGCTGTATCAGGCCAGAGCGCAGGGACCGATAAACAGCCAGCCACCTGCCGTAGCTCCCGGCCCTGGTGTGTCTTCAGTTTCGATGATTCCGTTTGATTCGAATCAGGTCGCCGGCTATAGCGCGGTGGACCTGCCTCCGCCTGCACAACAAGTCAGCCTTCAAGCTGATGCGCTCGCAAGCCCGCAATTGCCGACGATTGAAACTGCAGGACTATCGCGTCCCAGCCTGTCCAGTCAGCCTCGATTGCCAACCGCCGGCCAACTTGCTCCGCAGTTTGGTCAACTACCAAGCGGATCCAACTCATTTGCTGACCAAGGCTTACCCCCGCTGCCTAGTTTTCCCAGCATGGCTCAGCCTCAGTCACCATCGGTAACTAGCCAGCCTACTGCAGGTACATTGGCAAGTTTCTCTAGCTCAACCGATTTCAATCGCCGCCCGCAGCCGGCCGCTATACACACCGATTTTACGGCGGGCCGAGTGGTAGCCGTTGTGGGTACAGAACGAGTGTTGGCCGGAGATTTGGCGGCGGTCATTGAACCGGTTATTCAGGAGAACAAAGACCGATTGACCAGTGCGGCCCAAGAGGAAATGGCACGCTCCACTTTGTTGCGGCAGGCGCTGCCTCAGCATGTGGAAATGAAAGCCATGCAGCAGGAATTCTTCCGTGATTTGGCCGGCAATGCCTCACCCAGCGAATTGCGAAAGACCAAAGAGCAAGTCACTACACGAGCCACGCGAATGTTTTACGATCGCTTTGTGCCGTTGGACTTGTTCAAACGCCATAAGGTTGAAGACTTAGCGTCGTTAGAGGCCAAACTGCAAGAGTCTGGTCTGTCATTAGGTATCATCAAGAACCATTTCTTGATGCAGGTACTGGCCTCTCAGATCGAAGAAAAGTACGTTGGCCAAGACTTTGAAATACCTCCCCAAGAGATTCTGGCCTACTATCGTGAGAACATGGAAAAGTGGCAAATCCCGGCGCGCGCCAAATGGCGGCAGATTACCATTCGCTTTGATCGAATGCCCAGTCGCGAGACCGCTCAGGAACGCATCCGTCAACTGTTTGACGAAGTATACCTCGGCGGCAAACCCTTTGAGGCGGTCGCCAAGCAGAGTTCGATGGGCTATACCGCAACTGAGGGTGGCTGGTATGACTGGACATCGCAGGGCAGTCTCAAGTCGGCAACTTTGGACTCAGCCGTGTTCTCGCTGCCACTGAGGCGTTTGAGCAACATTCTTGAGGACGAGATCGGACTACACTTTATCGAAGTTCTTGAACGCGAAGCGGCGCGCACACAGGATATGGCCGAAATACAAAGTGAAATACGCAAGACGCTCTCCAAGGTGCGACGACAAGAAGAAGTTCGCAAGTTGCGTGACCGAATCACAGCTCGCGTGCCGGTGTGGACTCTGTGGCCCGAAGATATTCCCGGTAGCCGACCCTTGGAAGAAGTTCTCGGACCCTAG
- the lpxB gene encoding lipid-A-disaccharide synthase → MGEPSGDLHTAKLIDCLRNHSRGLSFHGFGGPLMAQAGCHIRYPLTDLAVVGFAEVLPKLMQFVRVADMASAAFDQHRPDAVVLVDFPGFNWHIAKRAKRRGIPVFYYLPPQLWAWGRWRIGKMRRTVDHVLCNLPFELEWYQQHGIPAHYVGHPFFDEVLQGQLDQKFLDRWSHHPGVQVSVLPGSRAREVRYIWPMQLEAIRRLAHKHPHVRFMVACLKDGHCLWCRQQLTEADRDLDIQFFVGRTSEIIKLSDCSLMKSGSVSLEMMARGVPSVVVYHIGRMTYHIARRLTDLSCFSLPNILAGRQVMSEHLAVGATDQAIHTSTQALERLIADPHERARQRRELLELNQSIAAAGASDRAAQLILSELDASQPSQSLVRAA, encoded by the coding sequence GTGGGAGAACCAAGCGGCGACCTGCATACCGCCAAGCTAATTGACTGCTTGCGTAACCACAGCCGCGGGCTGAGCTTTCATGGATTTGGCGGTCCGTTGATGGCCCAGGCAGGCTGCCACATCAGATACCCGCTTACCGATCTGGCGGTAGTTGGTTTCGCCGAAGTCCTGCCAAAGCTAATGCAATTTGTGCGCGTGGCGGACATGGCTTCGGCAGCCTTTGACCAGCATCGCCCCGATGCCGTCGTCTTGGTTGACTTCCCAGGCTTCAACTGGCACATTGCCAAACGCGCCAAGCGGCGCGGGATTCCCGTATTCTATTACTTGCCTCCGCAGTTGTGGGCTTGGGGCCGTTGGCGTATCGGCAAGATGCGTCGTACTGTTGATCATGTACTGTGCAACCTGCCCTTTGAGCTGGAGTGGTATCAACAGCACGGCATTCCGGCGCACTACGTAGGTCATCCGTTTTTCGACGAGGTGCTTCAAGGCCAGCTGGATCAGAAGTTTCTCGACCGCTGGAGCCATCATCCCGGGGTTCAGGTCTCGGTGCTGCCTGGATCGCGCGCTCGCGAAGTACGTTACATCTGGCCGATGCAACTTGAAGCGATACGTCGATTGGCTCACAAACATCCGCATGTCCGTTTCATGGTCGCATGCCTGAAGGACGGGCATTGCCTGTGGTGTCGGCAACAGCTGACCGAAGCTGACCGCGACCTGGACATTCAATTCTTTGTGGGCAGGACCAGTGAAATCATCAAATTGTCGGATTGTTCGCTCATGAAATCCGGATCGGTCAGTCTGGAAATGATGGCGCGCGGCGTCCCCAGCGTCGTAGTCTATCATATCGGACGGATGACTTATCACATCGCTCGTCGCTTGACGGACCTCAGCTGCTTCTCGTTGCCCAATATCTTGGCTGGCCGTCAAGTCATGAGCGAGCACTTAGCGGTCGGCGCGACCGATCAAGCCATTCACACCTCGACTCAAGCCCTGGAGCGATTGATCGCCGATCCCCACGAACGGGCTCGACAGCGCCGCGAACTGCTGGAACTCAACCAAAGTATCGCAGCCGCCGGTGCCAGCGACCGGGCAGCGCAATTGATTCTTTCGGAACTCGACGCGTCCCAGCCGAGTCAGTCGCTGGTTCGCGCCGCTTAA